In one window of Erwinia tasmaniensis Et1/99 DNA:
- the drt3b gene encoding antiviral reverse transcriptase Drt3b translates to MSIQTVKLDKKDYRRALLTDTSPSDAPIIFSNDGFYINSHLSNQSNGQYNPIVTFFRKIVAPKEDLNLPNDTVRVTKQSEQTYPLKFKIFKDERKLRTLSLIHPRSQYNYVGFYHRFASAITSLCSQSKLSIRAPVKIANSFYTKKKIVGKLAYKKTKIDTLDSEIWSKHASSFFSYKGYDRIYKLFENGEYITLEKKFNVMWSLDIANCFDSIYTHTISWAIKSKGFIKSNLNKGKQFGDELDSIMQRSNNNETNGIPIGAEFSRVFAELIFQNIDDCIVRKLEEVYQYKLKTHFEILRYVDDYFIFAINESVAERVHGIISDELGKYNLYLGDKKLSKIERPFLTNKSEMVIEAKKILTHFDENIFAKIDKNSDSASKINYIHRPDRLTKSTLDLIKSRCCETGDGYKNVAPYLLAALSKRIARIVEMYDHTNDHDDINKFHSAIIIIIKMMFFFHCIKPNVTSSNRIAKAIISVEEFYKINSQVHLDLFKDTVMHQIQNMRFYNSDVELRDGFTSIEKMNVILATSNFGPNFLMDQFQLNEALEKIKNYNYFFIISLLYYYKDHAVFSEKRIEVENIIKEKFEDGFDLDKSSEIAHLFLDVMSCKYISNTVRELLYRKFIAKFGIARNNQEINDDLTYLLTKYWFVKWDQLNNLNLLERKELRTGY, encoded by the coding sequence ATGAGTATACAAACCGTAAAGCTTGACAAGAAAGATTATAGAAGGGCGTTATTAACGGACACATCTCCTTCAGATGCTCCTATCATTTTTTCTAATGATGGTTTTTATATTAATTCTCATTTAAGTAATCAAAGTAATGGTCAGTATAATCCAATAGTGACATTTTTCAGGAAAATAGTAGCTCCCAAGGAGGATTTAAATTTACCTAATGATACTGTAAGAGTAACGAAACAGTCAGAACAAACGTATCCATTGAAATTTAAAATATTTAAAGATGAAAGAAAATTAAGGACGTTATCGTTAATCCATCCGCGTTCACAATATAACTATGTGGGGTTCTATCATCGTTTTGCAAGTGCAATCACATCTCTGTGCTCTCAAAGTAAATTATCGATAAGAGCACCTGTTAAAATTGCAAATTCATTTTACACGAAGAAGAAAATAGTTGGTAAATTAGCCTATAAAAAAACAAAAATTGATACTTTAGATAGTGAGATCTGGAGTAAACATGCATCATCATTTTTTTCCTATAAAGGATATGATAGAATTTATAAGTTATTTGAGAATGGGGAATATATCACATTAGAAAAAAAATTTAATGTTATGTGGTCCTTAGATATAGCTAACTGTTTCGACAGCATTTATACACATACAATATCATGGGCAATAAAAAGCAAGGGGTTTATAAAGTCTAATTTAAACAAGGGAAAACAGTTTGGTGACGAGTTAGATTCAATTATGCAACGGAGTAATAATAACGAAACCAATGGTATTCCAATTGGGGCTGAATTTAGCCGAGTTTTCGCAGAGTTGATATTTCAAAACATAGACGATTGTATCGTTAGAAAGTTAGAAGAAGTTTATCAGTATAAATTAAAAACACATTTTGAAATTTTAAGATACGTCGATGATTACTTTATTTTTGCAATAAATGAAAGTGTAGCAGAAAGGGTTCATGGAATCATCAGTGATGAGCTTGGTAAATATAATCTTTACTTAGGAGATAAAAAACTAAGTAAAATAGAAAGGCCATTCTTAACAAATAAATCAGAAATGGTTATAGAAGCAAAGAAAATACTAACTCATTTTGATGAAAATATCTTTGCCAAAATAGATAAAAATAGTGACAGCGCAAGCAAGATAAATTATATCCATAGGCCCGATAGATTAACAAAAAGCACACTTGATTTGATAAAGTCACGCTGTTGTGAAACTGGTGATGGGTATAAAAATGTTGCACCATATCTCTTGGCAGCTTTATCAAAGAGAATAGCGAGGATTGTTGAAATGTATGATCATACTAATGATCATGACGATATAAACAAGTTCCATAGTGCTATAATAATCATCATTAAAATGATGTTTTTTTTCCACTGCATTAAACCTAATGTTACATCTTCTAATAGGATAGCCAAGGCAATAATATCGGTAGAAGAGTTCTACAAAATAAATTCGCAAGTTCATCTCGATTTATTCAAAGATACAGTAATGCATCAAATACAAAACATGCGATTTTATAATTCAGATGTAGAGCTAAGAGATGGATTTACGTCTATTGAGAAAATGAATGTAATACTCGCAACGAGCAACTTTGGCCCAAACTTTTTAATGGATCAATTTCAATTAAATGAAGCATTAGAGAAAATAAAAAATTATAACTACTTCTTTATAATTAGTCTCCTATATTACTATAAAGATCATGCTGTCTTTTCTGAGAAAAGGATAGAAGTTGAAAATATTATCAAAGAGAAGTTTGAAGATGGTTTTGATTTGGATAAAAGCTCAGAGATTGCTCATCTCTTCTTAGATGTTATGAGTTGTAAATATATTTCGAATACGGTTAGGGAGTTGCTTTATAGAAAGTTTATTGCAAAATTTGGCATTGCAAGAAATAATCAAGAAATAAATGATGATCTAACCTACTTACTGACCAAGTACTGGTTTGTAAAGTGGGACCAACTTAATAATCTTAACCTTTTAGAAAGGAAAGAGTTGAGGACCGGATATTAA
- the drt3a gene encoding antiviral reverse transcriptase Drt3a: MREQSFDKFSLSKMIRQSDFYKCKNLADEQIFEKVIEESYQLAHGLTAPVISNTVSKGKDVYYVDRLSYKLILRKLQSNIRNKIETDRLQRNEIVRNLVSYLQEGVESKVICIDLKSFYESIDIDSLLSKAAKIGSLSYHSKKLIDLVLEEHRSLGGKGVPRGIELSSLLADLYLQEFDEWIKRIDGVFLYKRFVDDILIMTDHKVDGKSILTSIKNKLPANLCVNDLKTKIIKIKKRTHSPNDVKGKLAAIIDYLGYKIKVIDTHIPPAKKCASSEGKANSVYRKVVIGVSDKKLNKIKTKLCKAFYNYELNRDFTLLLDRIIFLSTNRLLINKDKNRKMPTGIFYNYPLVNDDSESLKVIDFYIRALTLGSGCRLSKKLDASLSKSQVKTLLKISFARGFTKKIHKKYSLNRLKEITRIWK; encoded by the coding sequence ATGAGGGAGCAAAGTTTTGATAAGTTTTCCCTATCAAAAATGATAAGGCAAAGTGATTTTTATAAGTGTAAAAATCTCGCTGATGAACAAATCTTTGAAAAAGTGATTGAAGAGTCCTATCAGTTAGCTCATGGATTAACAGCACCAGTGATAAGCAACACTGTATCTAAGGGAAAAGATGTATATTATGTTGATAGACTTTCATATAAATTAATTTTAAGGAAATTACAGAGTAATATTAGAAATAAGATTGAAACAGATAGGTTACAGCGTAATGAAATTGTTAGAAATTTAGTTTCTTACCTACAGGAAGGGGTAGAGAGCAAAGTAATATGTATTGATTTAAAATCATTTTATGAATCTATCGACATAGATTCTCTATTAAGCAAAGCTGCTAAAATAGGCTCACTTTCATATCATTCAAAAAAACTTATTGACTTAGTACTGGAAGAACATAGGAGTCTTGGGGGTAAAGGTGTGCCAAGAGGCATAGAACTAAGCTCTTTACTTGCTGATTTATACTTACAAGAATTTGATGAATGGATAAAAAGAATTGACGGAGTGTTTCTCTATAAACGATTTGTTGATGACATCCTAATCATGACGGATCATAAAGTAGATGGGAAGTCTATTTTAACCTCAATAAAGAATAAACTACCAGCAAATTTATGTGTCAATGATTTAAAAACCAAAATTATTAAAATAAAAAAGAGAACTCATTCGCCAAATGATGTAAAAGGAAAATTAGCAGCAATTATTGATTATTTGGGGTACAAGATAAAAGTTATAGACACTCATATACCACCAGCCAAGAAATGTGCTTCATCAGAAGGAAAAGCTAATTCAGTATATAGAAAAGTAGTTATTGGGGTAAGTGATAAAAAATTAAATAAAATAAAAACAAAACTATGCAAAGCATTTTACAACTATGAGTTGAATAGAGATTTCACATTATTACTCGACAGGATAATATTTTTATCTACGAATAGGCTTTTAATAAATAAAGATAAAAATCGGAAGATGCCAACGGGAATATTTTACAACTATCCATTAGTCAACGATGATAGTGAGTCACTAAAGGTCATTGATTTTTATATCAGAGCATTAACACTTGGTTCTGGTTGCCGGTTATCAAAAAAATTAGATGCTTCATTGAGTAAAAGCCAGGTAAAAACTTTGCTTAAAATAAGCTTCGCAAGAGGATTTACTAAAAAAATACACAAAAAATACAGCCTAAATAGATTGAAAGAAATAACAAGGATTTGGAAATGA